The nucleotide window GGCGCCCTCAGGGTGCCGGCGGAGCGGACCACGCCCGAGGCGCCGGACCTCCAGGCCCTCCTGCGTCGCATGCTGGAGGTCGGCGCCACGCATGTGACCATGGAGGTCTCCTCCCACTCCCTCGCCCTGCACCGGGTCGACGGGGTGGAGTTCGATGCGGCCGTCTTCACGAACCTGACCCAGGACCACCTGGACTTCCACGGCTCCTTCGAGGCGTACCTGGAGGCGAAGACCCGCCTCTTCCGAGGCCTCGGGGTGGGAGCGGTAAAGCGGGGCCCCAAGGCCGCCCTCCTGAACGCCGACGACCCCCACGCCGAGCGGATCCGGGCGGAGACGACCGCCCCGGTCCTGACCTATGCCCTGGAGGCCGGGGCCGACCTGACCGCCGAGGGGGTGAGCCTGGAGGCGACCGGCCTTCGCGCAACCCTTCGGACCCCCTGGGGGCCGATCCCGGTCCGCTCGGCGCTCCTCGGTCGCCACAACATGGCCAACATCCTGGGGGCAGCCGGGGCGGCGCTCGCCGTGGGGGCGCCGCCGGGCGCGGTGACGGCCGCCCTCGCGACCCTCAGGGGGGTGCCGGGACGCCTGGAGCAGATCGAGGCGGGGCAGCCCTTCACGGTGGCGGTGGACTACGCCCACACCCCGGACGCCCTGGAGCGGGTCCTCCGGGCGGCCCGCGCGCTCACGGCGGGCCGCCTCCTCTGCGTCTTCGGCTGCGGGGGGGACCGGGACCGGGGCAAGCGCCCGCTGATGGGAGAGGCGGCCGCCCGGCTGGCCGATCACGTGATCCTGACCTCCGACAACCCGCGGAGCGAAGAGCCGGAGGCCATCCTGAATGCGATCGAGGAGGGGGTGCGGCGGGTGCCGGGGGCAGACGGACGGTATGCGAAGATCGTCAACCGCGCGGAGGCGATCGCGGCCGCCCTCGCGGCCGCCCGTCGCGGGGACTTCGTCCTCATCGCCGGCAAGGGGCACGAGACGTATCAGATTCTCGGAACCCGCACGATCCCGTTCGACGACCGGGACGTGGCGCGACAGACGTTGGCCGACCTGGGGTTCGGGACGGCCCGCCCCGTGTAGGAGGGCGGAGGGCTGCGGGCGGGGGGGAGGCGAGCGGGTCGAATGGACGGGGTGAGCCTGAGCGTCAAAGAGGTGCTGGAAGCGACGGGAGGCGCCCTCCTGGCGGGGAGCCCCGCGGCGGCCTTCGCCACCTTCTCGACCGACACCAGGTCGCTCACGCCCGGCGCGCTCTTCTTCGCCCTGAAGGGGGAGCGGTTTGACGGCCACGCGTTCCTGGCCGAGGCGGTCGCCCGGGGCGCGGCCGGAGCCGTCGTGGCGGCGCCGCCGGGGGAGGGACCGCGCCCGCCGGTCCTCCTCCGGGTGCGGGATCCCCGGCACGCCCTCGGGCAGGTGGCCGGCTGCTGGCGCCGCCGTCACAAGGTCCAGGTCGTGGCGGTGACGGGGACCAACGGGAAGACCACGACCAAGGAGATGGTGGCGGCGGTCCTCGCCCGGCGCTACCGGGTGCTGGCCTCCCCCGGCAACCTCAACAACCTGGTGGGGGTTCCGCTGGCCCTCTTCCGCCTGGCGCCGGAGCACGAGGTGGCGGTCGTGGAGCTGGGGATGAGCGCCCCCGGGGAGATCGGGCGCCTGGCGGAGATCTGCGAGCCGGACGTCGGGATCATCACCAACGTCGGGGAAGGGCACCTGGAGTTCCTGGGCTCGGTGGAGGCGGTGGCAGCGGCGAAGGGGGAGATGCTCCCGTTCCTGGGGGGCGACAAGACGGCCATCCTGTGCGCCGACGACCCGCAGAGCCGGCCGCTCCTCCCCCGGGTGAAGGGGCGGCTCCTCACCTTTGGCCTGAGCGGGCGGGCCGATGTCCGGGCCGGGGCCATCCGGGTGAGCAAGGTCCGGCGGACCTCCTTCACCCTTTCGGCCTCCGGCGGAACGGCCCGCGTCCGCCTGCCGATCCCGGGGCGCCACAACATCCTGAACGCCCTGGCGGCCGCCGCCGCCGGCGTGGCTCTTGGGGTCCCCGTGAAGGCCATCGCCGCGGGCCTCGCGGCCGCGCCGGTCCAGCCGATGCGGATGCAGCGGGTCTCCCTCGCCTCCGGGGCCGTGGCCTACAACGACGCCTACAATGCCAACCCCAACTCCATGGCGGCGGCTCTGGAGGCCTTCGCCGCCGTCCGGGGGCCGGGACGGACCATCCTCGTCCTGGGGGACATGCTGGAGTTGGGGGCGCACGCGCCCGAGGCGCACCGGAGGGTCGGGCGCCTGGCGGCCTCCCTTGGGCCGGACCGGCTCATCGCCGTGGGGGGATCCGCCGCCGCCCTCGCGGAGGGGGCGCGGGCGGGCGGCCTGCCGGCCGACCGGATCGTCCTCTGCCGCGAGGTCGCGGAGGCGCGGGTGGCGCTCGCGGAGGAGACCGCCCCCGGGGTCTGGGTGTTCGTGAAGGCCTCGCGGGGAGTCGGCCTGGAGCGCGTCCTCGAGGGCCTCTGATGCTCTACCACTTGCTCTTCCCGCTGGCGGCGTACCACACGGTCTTCAACGTCTTCCGGTACGTCACCTTCCGCACGGCCGGGGCCATCATGACGGCCCTCCTCCTCTCCTTCCTGTTGGGCCCGGCCGTCATTCGGAAGCTGGAGCAGCTCCGGGTCGGCCAGACGATCCGGGAGGACGGGCCCGGCAGCCATGCGACCAAAGCCGGTACCCCCACCATGGGAGGGATCCTGCTCCTCGGGGCGATCACCCTGGCCACGCTGCTCTGGGCCAACCTCACGAACCGGTTCGTCTGGCTGACCCTCCTGGCGACCCTGCTCATGGGGGCCGTGGGGCTCGGCGACGACTACCTGAAGCTGACCCGGCAGAGCAGCCGCGGCCTCCTTCCCCGGTACAAGTTCGGCTGGCAGATCGGGCTCGGGCTGGCGGTCGGGACCTACCTCTACCTGTACCCCTCGGATCCCTACACGACCACCCTCCCGATCCCCTTCTTCAAGCGCTGGCTGCCCGACCTGGGCCCGGCCTACATCCTCCTGGCGATGCTGGTCATCGTCGGCTGCAGCAACGCCGTGAACCTCACGGACGGCCTGGACGGGCTGGCCATCGGGCCGGTCATCATGGCGGCGGGGGCCTACACGGTCCTGGCGTATCTGGCGGGGCACGCCGTGGCCGCACGCTACCTGCAGGTGATCCACGTCCGGGAGTCGGCGGAGCTGACGGTCTTCGCCGGCGCCCTCGTCGGGGCCAGCCTGGGCTTCCTCTGGTTCAACGCCTACCCGGCCCAGATCTTCATGGGGGACACGGGGTCGCTCGCGCTGGGGACCGCCCTTGGCCTGCTCGCCGTCCTGACCAAGAACGAGCTCCTCCTGGTGATCATCGGCGGGGTCTTCGTCATCGAGGCGGTCTCGGTGATCCTCCAGGTCTTCGTCTTCAAGACCCGCCGCCGGCGGCTCTTCCGGATGGCCCCCATCCACCACCACTATGAGCTCAACGGGCTCTCGGAGCCCAAGATCATCGTGCGGTTCTGGATCCTCTCTTTCATCCTCGCCCTGGTCTCCCTCACGACCCTGAAGCTGAGGTAGAGGGGGATGGGCGAGACGGGAGGGCTTCTGCTGGGCACCGAACGGAGGCTCCAGGTGGCGGGGAGGCGGGTGACCGTGGTCGGGCTGGGGAGAAGCGGCCTCGCAGCCTGCCGCCTCCTCGCTTCGGCCGGCGCGACCGTCACGGCGAGCGACCGGAGCCGGGCCGATGGGCTCACGGGAGATCTCGAGTCCCTCCGGGCACTGGGGGTGCGCCTGGAGGTGGGTGCCCACCGCCCCGACACCATCCTGGAGGCGGAGCTCCTGGTGGTGAGCCCGGGAGTGGATGTCCGGATGCCCCTCCTGGCCCGAGCCCGGGCCCTGGGCATCCCGATCCTCAGCGAGGTGGAGCTGGCCTACCGGTCGTGCCAGGCGCGCTTCATCGGGATCACCGGGACCAACGGGAAGAGCACCACCACGACCCTCGTCGGCCTGATGCTGGAGCGGACGGGAGTCCCCGTGATCGTGGCCGGCAACATCGGGACCGCCCTCTGCGAGGTCGTGCCGGGACTCCCGCCCGACCGGTGGGTCGTCGCCGAGCTCTCCAGCTTCCAGCTCGAGACCATCGAGACCTTCCGGCCGGAGGTGGCCTGCCTCCTGAACATTACGCAGAACCACCTGGACCGCTATGTGGGCCTGCCCGACTACATGGACGCCAAGGCGCGTCTCTTCCTGAACCAGGAGCCCGGGGACTGGGCCGTCCTGAACGCCGACGACCCCCTGGTCCTGGAGGCGGCGGCGTCCGCGCGCGCTCGGCCGGTCCTCTTCAGCCGCTCCCATCCGGTGGAGGAGGGGGCCTTCCTGGAAGGGGATCGCCTGATGCTGCGGCGGGCGGGGGAGACCCGGGAGGTCTGCCGGGCGGGAGACATCCGGATCCGGGGCGTCCACAACCTGGAGAACGCCCTGGCCGCGATTGCGGCCAGCGCCCTGGCCGGGGGCTCCTCTGAGGCGGCCCGGGCGGTCCTGGCGGAGTTCCCGGGGCTCGAGCACCGGCTGGAGCCGGTGGCGATCCTGGCGGGTGTCCAGTTCGTGAACGACTCCAAGGGGACCAGCGTGGGGGCGGTGGTGCGGTCCCTGGAGTCCTTTCCCGGCCCGGTCATCCTCATCGCCGGCGGCCGGGACAAGGGGAGCGATTTCGCCCCCCTGCGCCCCGCGGTGCAGGGGCGGGCCAAGGCGCTGGTCCTGATCGGGGAGGCCCGGGACAAGATCGCCCGGGCCCTCGCGGGGGCCGCCCCGATCCACACCGCCGACAGCATGGGGGAAGCGGTGCGGCGTGCGGCCGCGCTCGCGGCGCCGGGGGACGTCGTCCTTCTCTCGCCGGCATGCGCCTCGTTCGACATGTTCCGGGACTTCGAGGACCGGGGCCGCGCCTTCAAGGCGGCCGTGCGGGACCTGGGGGGGGGCCAGTGAGCGGGCGGGGCCACGACAAGCTCCTCTTCACGGCCACCCTCATCCTGGTGGGGCTGGGGGTCGTGATGGTCTACTCCGCCAGCGCCATCCGGGCGCAGGAGCGGTTCGGCGACCCCGCCTTCTTCCTGAAGAAACAGATCCTCTGGGCGCTCATCGGGGTCACCGGGATGGTCTGGCTGATGGGCCGGGACTACCGGGGACTCCGCCCGTTCATCGTCCCCCTCCTGCTGCTCAGCCTCGGGATGCTGGTCCTGGTGCTCGTCCCGGGCATCGGGGTGAAGGTGAATGGGGCCCGCCGCTGGCTGCGGCTCCTGGGGTTGTCCTTCCAGCCGGCGGAGCTGGCCAAGCTGGCGCTGGTCGGCTACCTCGCCCGCCTCCTCGCCGGCAAGGAGGACCGGGTCCGGGAATTCGGCGCCGGGGTGGTGCCGCCGCTGGTGGTGAGCGGGCTCTTCTTCCTCCTGATCGCGCTCCAGCCCAACTACGGGACCGCCGTGGTGATCCTCCTCAGCGGGGTGACCTTGCTCTTCGCGGCCGGGGCCCGCCTCGGGCATCTCCTGGCGCTGGGGGCGGCCGCCGTCCCCCCCCTCGGCCTCGTCTTCTGGTCGGTGCCCCACGTCCGGGGCCGCATCCTGGCCCTGGTGCATCCGGCCCAGGCCTCCCCCAAGATCCTCTACCAGGCGCTGCAGTCGCAGGTCGCCCTGGGGCAGGGGGGGGGCCTCGGGATGGGGCTGGGGGAGGGGATGCAGAAGCTCTACTACCTGCCCGAGCCCCACACCGACTTCATCTTCGCGATCGTGGGGGAAGAGCTGGGCTTCGCCGGCGCGGCGGTCGTGGTGGGCTTCTTCGCCTTGCTCCTGTGGCGGGGGACGCGGATCGCCCTCGGGGCCCCGGACCGGTTCGGGGGCCTGCTGGCCCTGGGGATCACCTTCGTGACCGTGGGGCAGGCGGCCATCAACTTCGGCGTCGTGGTGGGGCTGCTCCCCACCACGGGCCTGCCGCTCCCCCTCGTCTCCTTTGGCGGCTCCTCCCTCGTCGTGACCCTCCTGGGGCTGGGGATCCTGCTCAGCATCTCCCAAGCCTCCGGCATGGGGAGCCGCCTGGCCCTGCCCCCCCGCCCCTTGCCGGTGGGGGGGTGGGCCTCGTGAGGTTGTGTATCGCGGGCGGGGGGACCGGCGGGCACGTCTTCCCCGCCCTGGCCACGGCGGCCGCGGTGCGGGCGAGGGCCCCGGAAGCGGCCCTCCTGTTCGTGGGGACGGCCTCCGGCCTGGAGGCCCGCCTGGTGCCGAGCGCCGGCTACCCGTTCGAGACGATCCGGGTGCGGGGGCTCAAGGGAAAGGGGCTCGCGGAGCGCCTGACCGCCTCCCTGCTGCTGCCGTGGGCGTTCGAGGAGAGCCGGCGGATCCTCGCGCGCTTTGCCCCCGACGTCGTCTGGGGGGTGGGTGGGTTTGGGGCGGGGCCGGTCCTGCTGGCGGCGGCGCTCGGAGGGACGCCCACCGTGCTCCACGAGCAGAACGCGGTGCCGGGGATGACCAACCGGCTGCTCTGTCGGGTGGCGACGGCGGTGGCGGTGAGCCTGGAGGCGGCGGCCGCGCATCTGCCAGCCCGGCGGCTGACGGTAACCGGGAACCCGGTCCGGGCTGACCTCTTCGGGCACCCGCGAGAAGCCTCGCGGGAGCTCTTCGGGCTGGCCCGGGAGCGGAGGACGCTCCTCGTGTTCGGCGGAAGCCAGGGGGCGCGGGGACTCAACGAGGCGATGCGAGGGGGGGCGGCGGCGCTGGCGGCGCTCCGGGCGGAGCTCCAGGTCCTGCACGCCACCGGTGAGCGGGACCGGGAGGCGGTGGCGGCCGCCTACGCCGCGGCCGGGATCCGGGCGGTGGTCCTCCCGTTTATCGACGCGATGGGGGCGGCCTACGCGGCGGCGGACCTGGTGATCTGCCGGGCCGGGGCCACGACGGTCGCCGAGCTGGCCGCCCTGGGGAAGCCGGCCATCCTGGTTCCCTTCCCCCATGCCGCGGGTGACCACCAGCGGCACAACGCGGAAGCCCTGGCAGCCGGCGGTGGGGCCGTCATGATCCTGGAGCGGGATCTCACCCCCGCCCTGCTGGCGGGGCGGGTCCGGGAGCTCATCGAGGATCCGGTCCGGCTGGCGATCATGGCCCGGTCCGCGGCTGCCGCCGGCCGCCCGAATGCGGCGGAGCGGCTGGCTGACCTCCTCTTCGAGGTGGCTGGGACCGCCGGCCGGCGGGAGGCCTGATGTTCAAGCGGATCCGGCGAATCCACTTCGTGGGAATCGGCGGCGCCGGGATGAGCGGGATCGCCGAGGTGCTCCACAACATGGGCTACGAGGTGAGCGGCTCCGACGCGAAGGCCTCCGAGGTGACCCGCCGCCTGGAGGCGCTGGGGATCCGGGTCTTCGTCGGGCACCTGGCGGAGCAGGTGGTCGGGGCGGACGTGGTGGTCCGGTCCTCGGCGGTGGAGATGGACAACCCGGAGGTCCTCGAGGCGAAGCAGCGGCTGACCCCGGTGATCCCCCGGGCGGAGATGCTCGCGGAACTGATGCGGCTCAAGTACGGCGTCGCGGTCGCCGGGACCCACGGGAAGACCACCACCACCTCGATGGTTGCCACGGTGCTCGCCCGGGGAGGGCTGGACCCCACCATGGTCATCGGCGGGCGCCTGCGGAGCCTCGGCTCGAATGCGAGGCTCGGTCGGGGGGACTTCCTGGTCGCCGAGGCGGATGAGAGCGACGGCTCCTTCCTGAAGCTCTCCCCCACCATCGCCGTCGTCACCACCATTGACGAGGAGCATCTCGACTACTACCGGGACCTGGAGCACATCAAGGAGACGTTCCTCCAGTTCATCAACAAGGTCCCCTTCTACGGGTCGGCGGTCCTCTGCCTGGACCAGGAGAACATCCAGGCCCTCCTCCCGCGGGTGGAGAAGCGGTTCATCACGTACGGCCTGAAGGGGCAGGCCGACCTGATGGCCCGCGACATCACCCTGAAGGCCATGCGGTCGGAGTTCACGGTCCTCCGGCAGCAGGAGGTTCTGGGGACGTTGCGCCTGCAGGTCCCCGGCCTGCACAACGTCTACAACGCCCTGGCCGCGGTGGCGGTGGGGCTCGACCTGGAGATCCCCTTCCCGGTCGTCCGGGAGGGGCTGGAGGAGTTCACCGGGGTGGACCGGCGGTTCCAGATCAAGGGGACGGTCGGGGACATCCTGGTGGTGGATGACTATGGCCACCATCCGGCCGAGATCCGGGCCACGCTGGCGGCGGCCCGGGAGGGGTTCGACCGGCGGGTGGTGGTTCTCTTCCAGCCCCACCGCTATACCCGGACCCAGAGACTCCTGCGGGAGTTCTTCACCGCCTTCTACCAGGCGGACGTCCTGCTGGTGACGGAGATCTACGCGGCCGGGGAGCCGGCGATCCCGGGAGTGAGCGGCCGCCAGATCGCCGAGGGGGTCGCCCGGCACGGCCACCGGGATGTCACGTTCGTCCCCGAGAAGGGGCAGCTGGCGGCGGCGGTCCTCCCCCGCCTGATGCCTGGGGACCTGGTCCTGACGCTCGGGGCGGGGGACATCGTGCGGGTCGGGGAGGAGATCCTGGAGCGGCTGCGGGCGGAGCCGGGGTAGCCGGGGCGCCATGCCGGAGACGGTGGCCATGGGGATCCCGCGGGGGGCGCTGGAGCAGGCCCTGGAGGGGGAGGTTCTCTACGACGAGCCGATGAGCCGCCACACCTCCTACCGGATCGGCGGCCCGGCGGACGTGATGGTCTGTCCCCGCGCCGTGGAGGGCATCCA belongs to Candidatus Methylomirabilis sp. and includes:
- a CDS encoding UDP-N-acetylmuramoyl-L-alanyl-D-glutamate--2,6-diaminopimelate ligase, translating into MARLRGLIDGVEHRLLRGSGEVDIRAVEHDSRRVSPGACFVCLRGSRFDGHAFAGEAAGRGAAAVVLEEEMPLPPGPAIVQVKDTRAALAALARAFHGDPARRLTVLGVTGTNGKTTTTYLLEAILAAAGRTVGVIGTIDYRCGALRVPAERTTPEAPDLQALLRRMLEVGATHVTMEVSSHSLALHRVDGVEFDAAVFTNLTQDHLDFHGSFEAYLEAKTRLFRGLGVGAVKRGPKAALLNADDPHAERIRAETTAPVLTYALEAGADLTAEGVSLEATGLRATLRTPWGPIPVRSALLGRHNMANILGAAGAALAVGAPPGAVTAALATLRGVPGRLEQIEAGQPFTVAVDYAHTPDALERVLRAARALTAGRLLCVFGCGGDRDRGKRPLMGEAAARLADHVILTSDNPRSEEPEAILNAIEEGVRRVPGADGRYAKIVNRAEAIAAALAAARRGDFVLIAGKGHETYQILGTRTIPFDDRDVARQTLADLGFGTARPV
- the murF gene encoding UDP-N-acetylmuramoyl-tripeptide--D-alanyl-D-alanine ligase, with product MDGVSLSVKEVLEATGGALLAGSPAAAFATFSTDTRSLTPGALFFALKGERFDGHAFLAEAVARGAAGAVVAAPPGEGPRPPVLLRVRDPRHALGQVAGCWRRRHKVQVVAVTGTNGKTTTKEMVAAVLARRYRVLASPGNLNNLVGVPLALFRLAPEHEVAVVELGMSAPGEIGRLAEICEPDVGIITNVGEGHLEFLGSVEAVAAAKGEMLPFLGGDKTAILCADDPQSRPLLPRVKGRLLTFGLSGRADVRAGAIRVSKVRRTSFTLSASGGTARVRLPIPGRHNILNALAAAAAGVALGVPVKAIAAGLAAAPVQPMRMQRVSLASGAVAYNDAYNANPNSMAAALEAFAAVRGPGRTILVLGDMLELGAHAPEAHRRVGRLAASLGPDRLIAVGGSAAALAEGARAGGLPADRIVLCREVAEARVALAEETAPGVWVFVKASRGVGLERVLEGL
- the mraY gene encoding phospho-N-acetylmuramoyl-pentapeptide-transferase, translated to MLYHLLFPLAAYHTVFNVFRYVTFRTAGAIMTALLLSFLLGPAVIRKLEQLRVGQTIREDGPGSHATKAGTPTMGGILLLGAITLATLLWANLTNRFVWLTLLATLLMGAVGLGDDYLKLTRQSSRGLLPRYKFGWQIGLGLAVGTYLYLYPSDPYTTTLPIPFFKRWLPDLGPAYILLAMLVIVGCSNAVNLTDGLDGLAIGPVIMAAGAYTVLAYLAGHAVAARYLQVIHVRESAELTVFAGALVGASLGFLWFNAYPAQIFMGDTGSLALGTALGLLAVLTKNELLLVIIGGVFVIEAVSVILQVFVFKTRRRRLFRMAPIHHHYELNGLSEPKIIVRFWILSFILALVSLTTLKLR
- the murD gene encoding UDP-N-acetylmuramoyl-L-alanine--D-glutamate ligase; amino-acid sequence: MGETGGLLLGTERRLQVAGRRVTVVGLGRSGLAACRLLASAGATVTASDRSRADGLTGDLESLRALGVRLEVGAHRPDTILEAELLVVSPGVDVRMPLLARARALGIPILSEVELAYRSCQARFIGITGTNGKSTTTTLVGLMLERTGVPVIVAGNIGTALCEVVPGLPPDRWVVAELSSFQLETIETFRPEVACLLNITQNHLDRYVGLPDYMDAKARLFLNQEPGDWAVLNADDPLVLEAAASARARPVLFSRSHPVEEGAFLEGDRLMLRRAGETREVCRAGDIRIRGVHNLENALAAIAASALAGGSSEAARAVLAEFPGLEHRLEPVAILAGVQFVNDSKGTSVGAVVRSLESFPGPVILIAGGRDKGSDFAPLRPAVQGRAKALVLIGEARDKIARALAGAAPIHTADSMGEAVRRAAALAAPGDVVLLSPACASFDMFRDFEDRGRAFKAAVRDLGGGQ
- the ftsW gene encoding putative lipid II flippase FtsW, which encodes MSGRGHDKLLFTATLILVGLGVVMVYSASAIRAQERFGDPAFFLKKQILWALIGVTGMVWLMGRDYRGLRPFIVPLLLLSLGMLVLVLVPGIGVKVNGARRWLRLLGLSFQPAELAKLALVGYLARLLAGKEDRVREFGAGVVPPLVVSGLFFLLIALQPNYGTAVVILLSGVTLLFAAGARLGHLLALGAAAVPPLGLVFWSVPHVRGRILALVHPAQASPKILYQALQSQVALGQGGGLGMGLGEGMQKLYYLPEPHTDFIFAIVGEELGFAGAAVVVGFFALLLWRGTRIALGAPDRFGGLLALGITFVTVGQAAINFGVVVGLLPTTGLPLPLVSFGGSSLVVTLLGLGILLSISQASGMGSRLALPPRPLPVGGWAS
- the murG gene encoding undecaprenyldiphospho-muramoylpentapeptide beta-N-acetylglucosaminyltransferase is translated as MRLCIAGGGTGGHVFPALATAAAVRARAPEAALLFVGTASGLEARLVPSAGYPFETIRVRGLKGKGLAERLTASLLLPWAFEESRRILARFAPDVVWGVGGFGAGPVLLAAALGGTPTVLHEQNAVPGMTNRLLCRVATAVAVSLEAAAAHLPARRLTVTGNPVRADLFGHPREASRELFGLARERRTLLVFGGSQGARGLNEAMRGGAAALAALRAELQVLHATGERDREAVAAAYAAAGIRAVVLPFIDAMGAAYAAADLVICRAGATTVAELAALGKPAILVPFPHAAGDHQRHNAEALAAGGGAVMILERDLTPALLAGRVRELIEDPVRLAIMARSAAAAGRPNAAERLADLLFEVAGTAGRREA
- the murC gene encoding UDP-N-acetylmuramate--L-alanine ligase, whose translation is MFKRIRRIHFVGIGGAGMSGIAEVLHNMGYEVSGSDAKASEVTRRLEALGIRVFVGHLAEQVVGADVVVRSSAVEMDNPEVLEAKQRLTPVIPRAEMLAELMRLKYGVAVAGTHGKTTTTSMVATVLARGGLDPTMVIGGRLRSLGSNARLGRGDFLVAEADESDGSFLKLSPTIAVVTTIDEEHLDYYRDLEHIKETFLQFINKVPFYGSAVLCLDQENIQALLPRVEKRFITYGLKGQADLMARDITLKAMRSEFTVLRQQEVLGTLRLQVPGLHNVYNALAAVAVGLDLEIPFPVVREGLEEFTGVDRRFQIKGTVGDILVVDDYGHHPAEIRATLAAAREGFDRRVVVLFQPHRYTRTQRLLREFFTAFYQADVLLVTEIYAAGEPAIPGVSGRQIAEGVARHGHRDVTFVPEKGQLAAAVLPRLMPGDLVLTLGAGDIVRVGEEILERLRAEPG